One window of the Herbiconiux sp. L3-i23 genome contains the following:
- a CDS encoding SIS domain-containing protein, with product MSPVSAYARSNVEELAAVVAELDDAALDALVDAIVAAPRVYFTGIGRSGLSARAIAMRLMHIGIHAFVVGEVATPGIGAGDLLVAFTSSGRGSVQAQADVASSVGAWIATFTTKENELTARSVASVILPARTVVATQQHAGSLFEQACLVVGDAICRAVQERLGVPTEELDRRHANLQ from the coding sequence GTGAGCCCGGTGTCGGCCTACGCCCGATCGAACGTCGAGGAGCTGGCCGCCGTCGTCGCCGAGCTCGATGACGCCGCCCTCGACGCACTCGTTGACGCGATCGTCGCCGCACCCCGCGTCTACTTCACCGGCATCGGGCGGTCGGGTCTGTCGGCGCGGGCGATCGCGATGCGGCTGATGCACATCGGCATCCACGCGTTCGTGGTCGGCGAGGTGGCGACGCCCGGCATCGGCGCGGGCGACCTGCTCGTCGCGTTCACGTCGAGCGGGCGCGGATCGGTGCAGGCTCAGGCGGATGTCGCGTCGTCGGTCGGTGCTTGGATTGCGACGTTCACCACGAAGGAGAACGAGTTGACGGCCCGGTCGGTGGCGTCCGTGATCCTGCCCGCCCGCACCGTGGTGGCGACGCAGCAGCATGCCGGCTCATTGTTCGAGCAGGCCTGCCTCGTCGTGGGCGACGCGATCTGCCGCGCGGTTCAGGAGCGCCTCGGCGTTCCTACCGAGGAACTCGACCGCCGCCACGCGAACCTCCAGTAG